The following are encoded together in the Armatimonadota bacterium genome:
- a CDS encoding beta-galactosidase, producing the protein MIFSVFLLPLVALICLPSSAETVLLHSFEDPDCTTNLRANNTQVALVPEHATEGGKALRIDFRVTDWPNVFFAAPRAYELTDWRGYGAFLFDAYNPDATPLRINVRIDDSPQANGAVHCRQVGVDLPPGKPVTVALAIQMGDIGMRGGPPSKLGDVNGDLGSRELDLGNIIAFQFFLARPTEARTVYIDNVRLNKGSSLEGIVDRFGQYVGADWPGKVYDEKDLTDRREEEARALAEAPLPPDRDKWGGWADGPKLEATGWFRVEQVDGKWWLVTPDGSLFWSVGLDCVRPDNNGPIKNREFMFTWLPDKDDPLYAFGGRDKGWANFYGMNLYRKYGPDWLEPWLDMTRKRMLAWGFNTVANWSDNRAYAKLRLPFTVPIHYGANRQFPGGWKDIPDVYTDQWAEAVAGAIEKTAELWAQDPYCIGYFVDNELSWGAWGETGQFQLAINALALRGDWQVKQRFTALLREKYATIDALNAAWKMEIGSWEQFEAEPVEIKIPVTDALKQDLAYLLRDFATRYFTVVRDLMKRHMPHQLYLGPRFAIAPDDVVMVAKDYCDVVSYNIYGRAPSIISRSRQIEQLGKPVVIGEFHFGALDRGMFHTGLGPVASQEERGEQYSEYIRTALEQPWCVGAHWFIYADQSLTGRFDGENYNIGMVSGTDTPYPELTSAATRINFAAYKIRSGQVE; encoded by the coding sequence GTGATCTTCTCCGTTTTTCTGCTGCCTCTCGTTGCGCTGATATGCCTCCCCTCCTCGGCTGAGACCGTCCTTCTGCACAGCTTCGAGGACCCCGATTGCACCACGAATCTCCGTGCCAACAACACCCAGGTCGCGCTGGTGCCGGAACACGCCACCGAGGGGGGTAAGGCGCTGAGAATTGACTTCCGAGTTACCGACTGGCCCAACGTCTTTTTCGCCGCGCCGCGGGCCTATGAGTTGACCGACTGGCGCGGGTATGGCGCTTTCCTTTTCGACGCCTACAACCCGGACGCCACTCCACTGCGGATCAATGTACGGATCGACGATTCGCCCCAGGCCAATGGCGCGGTCCACTGCAGGCAGGTGGGCGTTGATCTGCCCCCGGGCAAGCCCGTTACTGTTGCTCTTGCTATCCAGATGGGAGACATCGGCATGCGTGGCGGGCCGCCTTCGAAACTGGGGGACGTGAATGGGGACCTCGGGTCTCGGGAACTGGACCTGGGCAATATCATTGCATTCCAGTTCTTCCTGGCACGCCCCACTGAGGCCCGGACTGTCTATATCGATAATGTGCGCCTGAACAAGGGCTCATCACTCGAAGGAATCGTCGATCGCTTCGGCCAGTACGTCGGAGCGGACTGGCCCGGGAAAGTGTATGACGAGAAGGACCTGACGGACCGGCGCGAAGAGGAGGCCCGAGCTCTGGCCGAGGCGCCACTGCCGCCCGATCGGGACAAGTGGGGTGGCTGGGCAGACGGTCCGAAGCTGGAGGCTACCGGGTGGTTCCGCGTCGAACAAGTCGACGGAAAGTGGTGGCTGGTCACCCCCGACGGCAGCCTCTTCTGGTCTGTGGGGCTCGATTGCGTGCGCCCCGACAACAATGGGCCCATCAAGAACCGCGAGTTCATGTTCACCTGGTTGCCCGATAAGGATGATCCACTCTATGCCTTCGGCGGCCGAGACAAGGGTTGGGCGAACTTCTACGGGATGAACCTCTATCGTAAGTACGGTCCAGACTGGTTGGAGCCCTGGCTGGATATGACCCGCAAGCGAATGCTCGCCTGGGGGTTCAACACGGTGGCAAACTGGTCGGACAATCGGGCTTACGCCAAGCTGCGCCTGCCCTTCACTGTACCGATCCACTATGGAGCCAACCGACAGTTCCCCGGAGGCTGGAAAGACATCCCTGACGTCTACACTGACCAGTGGGCCGAGGCCGTAGCCGGAGCGATTGAGAAAACGGCGGAGCTCTGGGCGCAGGACCCGTACTGCATCGGGTATTTCGTGGACAATGAGCTTTCCTGGGGCGCGTGGGGGGAGACAGGGCAGTTCCAGCTCGCCATCAATGCCCTGGCGCTGAGAGGCGACTGGCAGGTCAAACAGCGGTTCACCGCGCTGCTTCGGGAGAAGTACGCAACCATCGACGCGCTCAACGCGGCCTGGAAAATGGAGATTGGTTCGTGGGAGCAATTTGAGGCAGAACCGGTCGAGATCAAGATCCCTGTCACGGACGCACTGAAGCAAGACCTGGCTTACCTGTTACGCGATTTCGCAACACGGTACTTCACGGTTGTCCGCGATCTGATGAAGCGACACATGCCGCACCAGCTCTACCTCGGACCACGATTTGCCATCGCACCCGATGACGTGGTAATGGTCGCGAAGGATTACTGCGACGTGGTTTCCTACAATATTTACGGTCGGGCGCCGTCAATCATCTCCCGGAGCAGGCAGATCGAGCAGCTGGGCAAGCCCGTGGTCATCGGGGAGTTCCACTTCGGTGCGCTGGACCGGGGCATGTTCCACACTGGGCTCGGACCGGTGGCCAGCCAGGAGGAGCGCGGCGAGCAGTATTCGGAATACATCCGCACCGCGCTTGAGCAGCCCTGGTGTGTGGGCGCGCACTGGTTCATCTATGCAGACCAATCGCTGACGGGGCGGTTCGACGGAGAGAACTACAACATCGGGATGGTCAGCGGCACCGACACGCCGTACCCGGAGCTGACCAGCGCGGCCACGCGAATCAACTTCGCGGCGTACAAGATCCGCTCCGGGCAAGTAGAGTAG
- a CDS encoding G5 domain-containing protein yields the protein MNEARARNRRDARLEKLYAAAVFYRATTFILLVIVAVETGVIIWQANSARFARAIRVNDKIVCFVRSEKAAEEVRSRIIAEEKGNLPGAAVLDQRWEDLNWPMDKDDKVLTIAEAVKLLRPKLTVKVAAAAITLKGKELVVLADKELADMALTMLKKEFSEGPGKLIEASILPEGVKIADTKAQPKEILTDIHAAVEKLKTPGEGIERYVVRRGDSWRRISDIYKMTIKELRAMNPKVKDPLQVGVSLTVSVPSPPLTVVTIKEEKHEEEYRKPPQRIETNTLPKGETRNIPNTGSPGIRRITEKVTYHNGKEVKRVKVDETIIKEAVPERIMVGTAVADDGPTGD from the coding sequence ATGAACGAAGCACGCGCACGCAACCGCCGCGACGCCCGGCTTGAAAAACTCTATGCAGCCGCCGTTTTCTACCGCGCCACCACCTTCATCCTGCTGGTTATTGTCGCCGTGGAAACGGGCGTCATCATCTGGCAGGCGAACAGCGCCCGGTTCGCCCGGGCGATCCGGGTGAATGACAAGATCGTTTGCTTCGTCCGAAGCGAGAAAGCTGCGGAGGAAGTGCGTTCTCGCATCATCGCCGAGGAGAAAGGCAACCTTCCCGGCGCGGCTGTCCTGGACCAGCGTTGGGAAGACCTCAACTGGCCGATGGACAAGGACGACAAGGTCCTCACCATCGCCGAGGCGGTCAAACTGCTGCGGCCGAAACTAACGGTGAAGGTCGCAGCCGCGGCGATCACCCTCAAAGGCAAGGAGCTGGTCGTCCTCGCTGACAAGGAGCTGGCCGACATGGCCCTCACCATGCTGAAGAAGGAGTTCTCCGAGGGCCCTGGAAAGCTCATCGAAGCCAGCATTCTGCCCGAGGGCGTGAAGATCGCCGATACGAAAGCCCAACCCAAAGAAATCCTGACCGACATCCACGCCGCCGTAGAGAAGCTGAAGACCCCCGGCGAGGGGATCGAGCGATACGTGGTGCGGCGCGGCGATTCATGGCGGCGCATCTCGGACATCTACAAGATGACCATCAAAGAGCTTCGCGCCATGAACCCGAAGGTCAAGGACCCACTGCAAGTTGGCGTGAGCCTGACAGTCTCGGTGCCCAGCCCACCCCTCACAGTAGTGACAATCAAAGAAGAGAAACACGAGGAAGAGTACCGCAAGCCGCCACAGAGGATCGAGACAAACACACTTCCCAAGGGCGAGACCCGCAATATCCCGAACACCGGTTCTCCGGGGATCCGCAGGATCACTGAGAAGGTCACGTACCACAATGGCAAGGAAGTCAAGCGGGTCAAAGTGGACGAGACGATTATCAAGGAAGCGGTGCCGGAGCGGATCATGGTGGGTACCGCCGTCGCGGATGATGGGCCCACGGGCGACTGA
- a CDS encoding S41 family peptidase codes for MLKASGKYQIGIVFLIALLSFAGGMLVRHAMGVDGVLTVAARIVQAIPGVLQIEDASLVPAASDLRPLQTFWEVRERVKKQFVYEVEDDKKLTYGAIRGMLGSLDDPYTRFYTPEEYQEFQEETSGHFDGIGAVLESRTVGEEGATEVFISSILPEGPASKADLHPEDVILTVDGVPTKGMSLQAVVNRIRGKRGTEVKLGLRRNGVDKLLEVTLTRAEIKVPVVEHRMLENQIGYVWLRSFNKQSEPALRDALNDLKAQGMRGLVFDLSIDGGGLLDVAVSVASMFMDGGPVVYVKERGREPQPLNARPGTLVDPSLPMVVLVDRGSASASEIVAACLQDRKRALVVGQNTFGKSKVQTVAELNDGSALVLSTAVYLTPNHRDISLEYEEGKRGVKPDRFFPEPELVDGERIKYKDWHEQQIKLAVEVLEEQIKAAKG; via the coding sequence GTGCTGAAAGCATCAGGCAAGTATCAAATCGGCATCGTTTTCCTGATAGCGCTCCTCTCTTTCGCAGGCGGGATGCTGGTCCGTCACGCCATGGGAGTGGACGGTGTATTGACGGTCGCGGCGCGGATCGTTCAAGCAATTCCGGGAGTGTTGCAGATCGAGGACGCCTCCCTGGTGCCCGCGGCTTCCGACCTGCGCCCACTCCAGACATTCTGGGAGGTCCGTGAGCGGGTCAAGAAGCAGTTCGTGTACGAGGTGGAGGACGACAAGAAGCTGACCTACGGCGCAATCCGGGGCATGCTTGGCTCTCTGGATGACCCGTATACCCGCTTCTATACTCCCGAGGAGTACCAAGAATTCCAGGAGGAGACTTCCGGGCATTTCGACGGCATCGGGGCAGTACTCGAGAGCCGCACCGTGGGTGAAGAAGGAGCCACGGAGGTCTTCATCAGCTCCATCTTACCCGAAGGCCCGGCATCCAAGGCCGATCTGCATCCCGAAGACGTTATCCTGACTGTCGATGGCGTTCCCACCAAAGGCATGTCGCTGCAGGCGGTGGTAAACCGGATTCGGGGCAAGCGTGGGACCGAAGTCAAGCTGGGCCTGCGCCGCAACGGGGTGGACAAGCTGCTGGAGGTCACCCTGACCCGCGCTGAGATCAAGGTGCCCGTGGTGGAGCACCGCATGTTGGAGAATCAGATCGGCTACGTCTGGCTCAGGAGCTTCAACAAGCAGTCCGAACCCGCCTTGCGCGACGCCCTGAACGACCTCAAAGCCCAGGGCATGCGCGGACTGGTGTTCGACCTGTCCATTGACGGGGGAGGACTGCTGGACGTCGCCGTCTCGGTGGCTAGCATGTTCATGGACGGCGGACCGGTGGTCTATGTGAAGGAGCGCGGTCGCGAGCCTCAGCCGCTCAATGCGCGCCCCGGCACGCTGGTGGATCCCTCGCTTCCCATGGTTGTCCTCGTAGACCGCGGCAGCGCTTCAGCCTCGGAGATCGTCGCCGCATGCCTGCAGGACCGCAAACGGGCGCTTGTCGTCGGGCAGAACACTTTCGGCAAGTCCAAGGTTCAGACGGTGGCGGAACTCAATGACGGCTCCGCGCTGGTGCTCTCAACCGCCGTGTACCTGACGCCGAATCACCGTGATATCAGTCTAGAGTACGAGGAGGGCAAGCGCGGGGTCAAACCGGATCGTTTCTTCCCGGAACCCGAGCTGGTGGACGGCGAGCGGATCAAGTACAAAGACTGGCACGAGCAACAGATAAAGCTGGCCGTGGAGGTCCTTGAGGAGCAGATCAAGGCAGCCAAAGGCTAG
- a CDS encoding peptidoglycan DD-metalloendopeptidase family protein, translating to MNTTQPARIRRISAALMSIVLACLIAASHGFAANRSTLKGRLEGAKKKVAAAKQEIVRKREAAHEAKNELIDAQQELAAAESRLSRARRRLEQTREELIVVRRELAEARARLAKHQKAMSERILSLFRQQEPCYLEVVLRSTSFEDFASRTEFTKQLCAWDEQTLTVFASDRAKIERQQALLEKKEAEQKELEAKVARERKLVAAKAAEAKVLRDRALNDLAEAERQYQAQVAASRAIEAQLAAIARGVGRYRHEGAWSGSLLKPVAGPITSSFGYRIHPILRTRRFHNGIDISAPGGSTIRAADSGTVISAGWQPAYGLTVVIDHGSGVSTMYAHCQRGSIQVSPGQRVSRGQPIAAVDSTGWSTGNHLHWTVYRNGSAVNPVGF from the coding sequence TTGAACACCACACAACCTGCCCGCATTCGGCGCATCTCGGCCGCTCTCATGTCGATCGTGCTCGCATGCCTGATCGCCGCATCCCATGGCTTCGCAGCCAATCGGAGCACACTCAAAGGTCGCCTGGAGGGTGCCAAGAAGAAGGTCGCCGCCGCGAAGCAGGAGATTGTCCGGAAGCGCGAGGCGGCACACGAGGCGAAGAACGAACTGATCGACGCACAGCAGGAACTGGCTGCCGCCGAGTCCCGCCTCAGCCGGGCACGGCGACGCCTCGAACAGACTCGCGAGGAACTCATCGTCGTGCGCCGGGAGCTTGCCGAGGCGCGTGCGCGGCTCGCCAAGCATCAGAAAGCCATGTCCGAACGCATTCTGTCCCTGTTCCGGCAGCAGGAACCGTGCTATCTGGAGGTCGTCCTGCGGTCCACGAGCTTCGAGGACTTCGCCAGCCGCACAGAATTCACCAAACAACTGTGTGCCTGGGATGAGCAGACCCTGACGGTGTTCGCTTCCGACCGGGCGAAAATCGAGCGGCAACAGGCGCTCCTGGAGAAGAAAGAGGCGGAGCAGAAGGAACTGGAGGCCAAGGTGGCGCGCGAGAGGAAACTGGTGGCGGCCAAGGCGGCCGAGGCCAAGGTGCTGCGGGACCGCGCGCTGAATGACCTTGCCGAGGCAGAGCGCCAGTACCAGGCCCAGGTGGCTGCTTCCAGGGCCATCGAGGCGCAGCTGGCCGCCATTGCACGCGGGGTTGGTCGCTACCGCCACGAAGGCGCCTGGAGCGGAAGTCTGCTCAAGCCAGTTGCGGGACCGATCACGAGCTCCTTCGGATACCGCATCCACCCGATCCTGCGAACGCGCAGGTTCCACAATGGCATAGACATCAGTGCGCCCGGGGGCTCAACGATCCGGGCCGCTGACAGCGGGACCGTGATTTCGGCAGGCTGGCAGCCGGCCTACGGTCTCACGGTGGTCATCGACCACGGCAGCGGCGTTTCCACCATGTACGCCCACTGCCAGCGGGGCAGCATCCAGGTCTCACCGGGTCAGCGCGTGTCACGCGGCCAGCCCATCGCCGCCGTGGACAGCACTGGCTGGAGCACCGGCAACCACCTGCACTGGACCGTCTACAGGAACGGCAGTGCGGTCAACCCCGTGGGTTTCTGA
- a CDS encoding ABC transporter permease — protein sequence MSLNTFEFLASQASSAIRRNPLVTMAAITNVAVALAILGSFALVAINLHHMAALEAQSAVITCELDEGADPADVEAALLLDMRVKDTKFVTREEALENLAKKWNFDLDMLKAMGNPLPDTILVYVSDPEEIGAVAEAAGKVEGIGKAWYPEQITEKILTVARGVKISGLVVGAILILATLTVISTTIRLTIYARRREIRIMQLVGATRWFIRLPFLLEGLFQGVMGGLVAAIGVMTGYIYLEAYAEQNLQFVSLYTTTDFLVLFGAGVVLTGAVFGAVGSLAGIRQYLRTV from the coding sequence ATGTCTCTTAATACCTTCGAATTCCTGGCAAGCCAGGCATCATCGGCAATTCGGCGCAATCCGCTGGTCACCATGGCGGCGATTACCAACGTGGCGGTGGCGCTCGCGATCCTCGGCTCGTTCGCTCTGGTGGCAATAAACCTGCATCACATGGCGGCCCTCGAGGCCCAGTCCGCCGTGATCACTTGCGAACTGGATGAGGGCGCAGATCCGGCTGACGTGGAGGCCGCGCTCCTGCTGGATATGCGGGTGAAGGACACAAAGTTCGTCACCCGTGAGGAGGCACTGGAGAACCTGGCGAAGAAGTGGAACTTCGACCTTGATATGCTCAAGGCCATGGGAAATCCGCTGCCTGACACCATTCTGGTCTACGTGTCAGACCCCGAAGAGATCGGCGCTGTTGCCGAAGCAGCGGGTAAGGTGGAGGGCATCGGGAAGGCCTGGTATCCCGAACAGATCACCGAGAAAATCCTGACCGTCGCACGTGGGGTGAAAATCTCCGGTCTGGTAGTGGGCGCTATACTCATCTTGGCCACCCTGACCGTGATCAGCACAACGATCCGGTTGACGATCTACGCTCGCCGGCGTGAGATCAGGATCATGCAGCTTGTGGGCGCCACGCGGTGGTTCATCCGCCTGCCCTTCCTGCTCGAAGGCCTGTTCCAGGGGGTCATGGGAGGCCTCGTGGCCGCGATTGGCGTTATGACTGGTTATATCTATCTTGAAGCCTATGCTGAGCAGAATCTACAGTTTGTTTCGCTTTACACCACCACCGACTTCCTGGTGCTCTTCGGTGCAGGGGTCGTGTTGACGGGAGCGGTCTTCGGGGCAGTGGGCAGTCTGGCGGGCATTCGCCAGTACCTGCGCACCGTCTAG
- the ftsE gene encoding cell division ATP-binding protein FtsE, which yields MIHLEGVSVVYPSGVQALNDVTLHVGRGEFCFIVGSSGSGKSTLLQLIYRELAPTSGRVVFDGQDVAQLPATKVPFLRRKIGIVFQDFRLLPDMTVWENVGFALDVLGATRREKHRKVPISLELVGLGEKAASFPTELSGGEQQRVCIARALVNGPPVLLCDEPTGNLDPDTSWDIVELLSHISETGTTVLMATHDKYIVDRLRKRVVNLVRGTLVRDDQTGTYDVS from the coding sequence ATGATTCACCTCGAGGGCGTTAGCGTCGTCTACCCGTCTGGCGTGCAGGCCTTGAACGATGTGACCCTGCATGTCGGCCGAGGTGAGTTCTGCTTCATCGTGGGGAGCTCGGGCAGCGGGAAGTCGACGCTGCTGCAGCTGATCTACCGCGAGCTTGCACCCACTTCCGGCCGCGTGGTCTTCGACGGCCAGGACGTGGCGCAGCTACCCGCTACCAAAGTCCCCTTCCTGCGCCGCAAGATCGGCATCGTTTTCCAGGATTTTCGCCTTCTGCCGGACATGACGGTGTGGGAGAACGTGGGCTTTGCGCTGGACGTGCTGGGTGCAACCCGCCGTGAGAAACATCGCAAAGTGCCAATAAGCCTGGAGCTTGTGGGGCTTGGAGAGAAAGCGGCATCTTTCCCAACCGAACTGTCGGGGGGCGAACAGCAGCGGGTCTGCATCGCCCGGGCTCTCGTCAACGGCCCGCCAGTTCTGCTGTGTGACGAACCCACCGGCAATCTCGACCCAGACACGTCCTGGGACATCGTCGAACTCCTGTCGCATATTTCCGAGACAGGCACAACAGTGCTCATGGCAACGCACGACAAATACATCGTTGATCGCCTGCGCAAGCGCGTTGTGAACCTGGTACGCGGCACACTGGTCCGCGACGATCAGACTGGGACTTACGATGTCTCTTAA
- a CDS encoding FAD-dependent oxidoreductase, with product MRLTWAVLMLVLPTASQCASLPDFSVMPADYTVDVCVLGGGPAGTAAAIAAARNGSDTLLIEQYGYLGGMGTAASVNIFMPYRYSGGIFREVLHRLDTLSARKGAAFDPNLMRVALDELVAESGAKVLFHTRGVACITGPGRPWQGKERRSIEGLIIHNKTGLQRVNAKVFIDCTGDADLAAWSGVPFEVGSDETGEPQPMTMIFRMGGVTYKGGSLMQWPGMENYWASFCWNPNPGEVTLNMTRIQGYSGINGEDLTAATIAGRQAVLQAVADLRKNVPGFENAYLVAMPEQIGVRETRRIHGATVLTGDQIINPGRMYARRVDVIARNDYDVDIHDPKGTKATIIRLKQPYDIPYRCLLPQGVDNLLVAGRPISADHVAHSSLRIQPTCYALGHAAGTAAAIAVRDSLGPWEVGQGNDPSLGQPRLRELQATLIKQGADLGGVRARELGLYDEWRRWQLKFRLEAFPMNRDFDDVPPDHVAYDAVRGLVRMGIFRGISETEFGAANTATVAEGAVVIARALAILPAPEGAPEVQFTMPERLKGKWWSAGIQECITRGIIPLEDVETLNPDGPLQAEKLWEYIGRALPEGSALPDCPPELVRDGIITRAGLAFALSQMVQGWPF from the coding sequence GTGCGTCTCACATGGGCGGTTCTGATGCTCGTCCTGCCAACAGCATCGCAGTGTGCGTCCCTGCCGGACTTCAGCGTCATGCCGGCTGATTACACGGTGGATGTCTGTGTGCTGGGTGGAGGACCAGCGGGGACCGCCGCTGCCATCGCCGCCGCGCGCAATGGATCGGACACGCTGCTCATCGAGCAGTACGGCTACCTCGGCGGCATGGGCACGGCAGCCAGCGTGAATATATTCATGCCCTACCGCTACTCGGGCGGCATTTTCCGTGAAGTCCTGCACAGATTGGATACCCTCTCGGCCCGCAAAGGCGCGGCTTTTGACCCGAACCTGATGCGCGTCGCGCTTGATGAACTGGTGGCGGAATCCGGCGCTAAAGTGCTCTTCCATACCCGGGGCGTGGCGTGCATCACGGGCCCGGGCCGGCCCTGGCAAGGGAAAGAGCGCCGGAGCATTGAGGGGCTTATTATCCACAACAAAACAGGCCTGCAGCGCGTCAATGCGAAAGTGTTCATCGACTGCACCGGCGATGCGGATCTTGCGGCTTGGTCTGGTGTGCCCTTCGAGGTGGGTTCGGACGAGACCGGAGAGCCCCAGCCGATGACCATGATCTTCCGCATGGGCGGCGTCACCTACAAGGGTGGTTCGCTCATGCAGTGGCCAGGGATGGAGAACTACTGGGCCAGCTTCTGCTGGAACCCGAACCCTGGCGAGGTCACGCTGAATATGACCCGCATCCAGGGCTACAGCGGGATCAACGGCGAGGACCTCACCGCGGCCACCATAGCCGGGCGCCAAGCGGTGCTGCAGGCGGTGGCTGACCTGCGCAAGAACGTGCCGGGGTTCGAGAACGCTTATCTCGTGGCCATGCCGGAACAGATCGGGGTGCGCGAGACACGACGCATCCACGGGGCGACGGTGCTCACTGGCGACCAGATCATCAACCCAGGGCGCATGTATGCTCGCCGTGTGGACGTGATCGCGCGTAACGACTACGACGTGGACATCCATGATCCGAAGGGCACGAAAGCCACGATCATCCGGCTGAAGCAGCCGTACGACATCCCCTACCGGTGCCTGCTGCCGCAAGGCGTTGACAACCTGTTGGTCGCCGGCAGGCCGATCTCAGCCGACCACGTGGCCCACTCGTCACTTCGCATCCAGCCCACCTGCTATGCTCTGGGTCACGCCGCGGGCACTGCAGCGGCCATCGCGGTGCGAGATTCCCTGGGCCCGTGGGAAGTCGGCCAGGGGAACGACCCGTCGCTGGGCCAGCCGCGGCTGCGAGAGCTTCAGGCAACTCTCATCAAGCAGGGGGCCGACCTCGGCGGTGTGCGTGCGCGTGAACTGGGCCTATACGACGAATGGCGGCGATGGCAACTCAAGTTCCGGCTGGAAGCATTCCCCATGAACCGGGATTTCGACGATGTCCCCCCGGACCACGTGGCCTATGACGCTGTGCGCGGACTCGTGCGCATGGGGATTTTCAGGGGGATCAGCGAAACCGAGTTTGGCGCAGCCAACACCGCCACCGTCGCCGAAGGTGCCGTGGTGATCGCCCGGGCACTGGCCATTCTCCCTGCCCCTGAAGGCGCTCCGGAAGTTCAGTTCACCATGCCCGAACGTCTCAAAGGCAAGTGGTGGTCGGCAGGCATACAGGAGTGCATCACGCGGGGCATCATTCCGCTGGAGGATGTGGAGACCCTGAACCCGGATGGCCCACTTCAGGCCGAAAAGCTGTGGGAGTACATCGGCCGCGCGCTGCCCGAAGGTTCTGCGCTGCCCGATTGCCCTCCCGAACTGGTGCGGGACGGGATTATCACTCGCGCCGGCCTTGCTTTCGCGCTGTCTCAAATGGTCCAGGGCTGGCCGTTCTAG